Proteins found in one Miscanthus floridulus cultivar M001 chromosome 4, ASM1932011v1, whole genome shotgun sequence genomic segment:
- the LOC136550444 gene encoding E3 ubiquitin-protein ligase RKP-like, with translation MAEGSSSHRRSTFSPGLAVLLSGDEAKISHQKSHLVSYHDEIGHQAVERTIEHIFDLPHRSVVRPPGPIDTGFVRSVLRNQARKFDIDWEKCIRGYRGYHGSVLIVDKGAGQSKVVLDDSSICGSFRNVRGPLLVESSAPFSSARANACVWKGKWMYEVTLETSGVQQLGWATLSCPFTDQKGVGDADDSYSFDGRRVTKWNNDQKPYGQPWAVGDVIGCCINLDAGEISFYRNGTSLGVAFDGIRNVEPKKGYYAAISLSEGERCYLNFGSHPFRYPVDGFDPLEVPPRSWSFVTYLLRCLFRLLEVHNLEKSESAYFEKLRRVKKFAPLQELFRPISEGICAELFSAIEVSQGCLEYIAWGSLTTLLLDVFRTREPHDFSCLDQVLDLFLRFPGCTSLFHELIVALSCMCKAAPLVLTECPYSGSYPFLALVCHLLRHKDVMCLWWKAEDFTFSFEGFLTRKIPNKQDLQCLVPSVWWPGSSEDEVSMTLTMTTLSDAIKKIEEMHRELCSLVICFIPPMSSPQPPGSVFRSFVQSLVLKARGGDHRMVVNGTFNNTVLVSLYTVILHLLSEGFSMDYAGSASSSKANCGNGVGFLHKGGKRKFPTQLLFRNDAYYSVIPRIGGPPSILMHHQFDAVENEVQWDEGCMNDEETRVTHTTVQKPCCCSVTDVAVGLRYKETAKYVPSTSKGPCKPMPERSAHVAAECNGRGLSDEIEDKPSSSAQAEIEYGYQSLHSLENMPMETQSSSEALKEEELLDVMLLLYHLGISPNFRQAFYFMSQQSQSISLLEETDRQIREKSCSEQVRRLKEARNSYHEDLVDCVRHCVWYRAALFSQWKQRGMYATCMWVVELLLVLSNSNNIFHYVPEFYVESLVDCFHALRRSDPPFVSPALFLMQGLAPFVTLVVKHFDDTRIVNPDLKDLLLQSISVLVQYKEFMLVFENNREAINKMPRSLLSAFNNRSWIPVTNILSRFCKGSGFASSKNGESSSSATFQVLLRETCIHEQELFFSFLNRLFNTLSWTMTEFSMSIREMQDKNQVADLQQRKCSVIFDISCCLARILEFCTREIPCAFLMGPDMNLRRLTELVVFILNHIISAADAEFFDMTLRRPGQLQEKTNRTMILAPLVGIILSLMECSSTSEQRELNDVIAVFASMDCPATIHFGLQYLLSYNWSNVLLGDSSLAKLAQLEEFSHYFRRITVSVDDEKDHSINMGDEEADDTCCICYNCDSDATFQPCHHRSCFGCISRHLLNNQRCFFCNAVVTSVTRIADS, from the exons ATGGCGGAAGGAAGCAGTAGCCATAGGAGGAGTACATTCTCCCCTGGGCTGGCTGTGTTATTGTCTGGTGACGAAGCTAAAATTAGCCACCAGAAGTCGCACTTGGTGTCCTATCATGATGAAATTGGGCACCAGGCTGTTGAGAGGACGATAGAGCACATCTTTGATCTCCCTCACAGGTCAGTGGTCCGGCCTCCTGGACCAATTGATACGGGCTTCGTGCGCTCAGTGTTGAGGAATCAAGCTAGAAAATTTGATATTGACTGGGAAAAATGCATCCGTGGATACCGTGGATACCATGGCTCAGTCTTGATTGTGGACAAAGGTGCTGGGCAGAGCAAGGTGGTTCTTGATGATTCGAGCATTTGCGGTAGCTTCAGGAATGTCAGGGGACCTTTACTTGTTGAGAGCTCCGCCCCGTTCAGCAGTGCCAGGGCTAATGCCTGTgtgtggaaaggaaaatggatgTATGAGGTGACCCTGGAGACATCTGGAGTTCAGCAGCTTGGATGGGCTACTCTCTCTTGCCCTTTTACTGATCAGAAAGGTGTTGGTGATGCTGATGATTCATATTCCTTTGATGGCCGGAGGGTGACTAAGTGGAACAATGACCAAAAGCCATATGGCCAGCCATGGGCAGTAGGTGACGTGATCGGTTGCTGCATCAACTTGGATGCAGGAGAAATCTCCTTTTACAGGAATGGGACTTCTCTTGGTGTTGCTTTTGATGGAATTCGCAATGTGGAACCTAAGAAGGGATATTATGCTGCAATCTCCCTCTCGGAAGGAGAGCGCTGTTATCTGAACTTTGGCTCACATCCATTCAGGTATCCTGTTGATGGGTTTGATCCATTGGAGGTGCCACCACGCTCTTGGTCGTTTGTGACATATCTTCTTAGATGTCTGTTCCGATTGCTAGAAGTTCACAACCTGGAGAAATCTGAATCAGCATACTTTGAGAAACTGAGGAGGGTCAAAAAATTCGCACCACTGCAAGAACTCTTTCGACCAATTTCAGAAGGGATATGTGCAGAACTTTTCAGTGCTATTGAAGTGAGCCAGGGGTGCCTTGAGTATATTGCCTGGGGCTCGTTGACCACTCTACTCTTAGATGTTTTCAGGACTCGTGAGCCACATGATTTCTCATGCCTTGAtcaggttcttgaccttttcctccGGTTCCCAGGCTGCACTTCATTATTTCACGAGCTCATTGTGGCTCTTTCTTGCATGTGCAAAGCTGCACCACTTGTGTTGACAGAATGCCCGTATTCTGGGTCATATCCATTTTTAGCGCTGGTTTGCCACCTTCTGAGGCATAAAGATGTAATGTGTTTATGGTGGAAAGCAGAAGATTTCACTTTCTCGTTTGAAGGGTTCCTTACAAGGAAGATTCCAAATAAGCAGGATTTACAGTGCCTTGTACCATCTGTTTGGTGGCCTGGGTCTTCTGAGGATGAAGTTAGCATGACACTGACGATGACAACACTCTCAGATGCAATCAAAAAG ATTGAGGAGATGCATCGTGAGCTTTGCAGCTTGGTAATATGCTTTATTCCACCAATGTCTTCGCCTCAGCCTCCAGGCTCTGTATTTAGGTCCTTTGTACAAAGTTTGGTGCTGAAAGCTAGAGGTGGTGATCATAGGATGGTTGTCAATGGGACTTTCAACAACACTGTGCTTGTTTCATTGTACACAGTAATCCTACATTTGTTGTCTGAAGGATTTTCTATGGATTATGCTGGATCTGCATCATCCTCTAAAGCGAACTGTGGGAATGGTGTTGGATTTCTTCACAAAGGTGGAAAGCGCAAGTTTCCGACACAATTGCTTTTTAGGAATGATGCCTATTACAGTGTAATTCCTAGAATTGGTGGACCACCAAGTATTTTGATGCATCACCAATTTGATGCTGTGGAAAATGAAGTACAATGGGATGAAGGCTGCATGAATGATGAAGAGACACGTGTTACACACACTACAGTACAGAAGCCTTGTTGCTGCTCAGTGACAGATGTTGCTGTTGGCCTAAGATACAAAGAAACTGCTAAGTATGTGCCATCAACTTCAAAAGGCCCATGTAAGCCTATGCCTGAAAGGTCTGCTCATGTAGCTGCTGAGTGCAATGGTAGAGGTCTGAGTGATGAGATCGAAGACAAACCTAGCTCTAGTGCTCAAGCAGAAATTGAATATGGATACCAATCACTGCATAGTCTTGAAAACATGCCAATGGAAACTCAATCTTCGTCGGAAGCACTTAAAGAAGAAGAGCTGCTTGATGTTATGTTGTTGTTATACCATCTGGGCATCTCACCAAATTTTAGGCAG GCTTTTTATTTCATGTCTCAGCAGTCGCAGTCCATTTCTTTACTAGAAGAAACTGACAGGCAGATacgagaaaaatcatgctcagaGCAAGTAAGGCGTTTGAAAGAAGCCCGGAATAGCTATCATGAGGATTTGGTGGATTGTGTACGCCATTGTGTTTG GTACCGGGCCGCCCTTTTCTCCCAGTGGAAGCAAAGGGGAATGTATGCAACTTGCATGTGGGTTGTGGAGCTTCTTTTGGTCCTTAGTAACTCAAATAACATTTTCCACTATGTTCCTGAGTTCTATGTGGAATCACTG GTGGATTGTTTCCATGCACTGCGAAGGAGCGATCCTCCTTTTGTTTCCCCTGCATTATTTCTCATGCAAGGGCTGGCCCCATTT GTCACTCTGGTTGTCAAGCACTTCGATGATACAAGGATAGTGAATCCTGACTTGAAAGATCTTCTTCTTCAATCCATATCAGTCCTTGTACAATACAAAGAATTCATGCTTGTTTTCGAAAACAATCGGGAGGCTATAAATAAGATGCCTAGATCACTTTTATCAGCTTTTAACAACAGATCATGGATTCCTGTTACAAACATACTTTCCCGGTTCTGCAAAGGCTCAGGATTTGCTTCCTCTAAGAATGGTGAATCCTCATCATCTGCAACTTTTCAG GTTCTACTGAGGGAGACATGTATTCATGAACAAGAGCTGTTCTTTTCCTTCCTCAATCGACTTTTCAATACACTCAGCTGGACAATGACCGAGTTCTCTATGTCCATCCGGGAGATGCAAGATAAAAACCAG GTTGCTGATTTGCAGCAGAGAAAGTGCAGTGTAATTTTTGATATATCATGTTGTCTTGCGAGAATCTTGGAATTCTGTACCCGAGAGATTCCTTGTGCATTTCTCATGGGACCAGATATGAATTTGCGGAGGTTGACTGAATTGGTTGTCTTTATTCTCAACCACATCATATCAGCAGCTGATGCAGAGTTCTTTGACAT GACACTAAGACGGCCAGGGCAGCTTCAAGAGAAAACAAATCGTACTATGATCTTGGCTCCTCTTGTCGGAATTATCCTCAGTCTTATGGAATGTAGCAGCACATCAGAACAAAGGGAGCTAAATGATGTGATTGCAGTGTTTGCAAGCATGGATTGCCCTGCCACAATCCATTTTGGGCTGCAGTACCTACTGAGCTACAACTGG AGCAATGTTCTTCTAGGGGATTCCTCCCTTGCAAAGCTAGCACAGCTTGAAGAGTTCTCCCATTACTTCCGACGCATTACAGTGTCTGTGGATGATGAAAAAGACCATAGCATTAACATGGGTGATGAAGAAGCAGATGACACCTGTTGCATTTGCTACAACTGTGATTCTGATGCAACATTCCAGCCATGCCATCACCGGTCCTGTTTTGGCTGCATAAGCAGGCATCTCCTGAACAACCAGAGGTGCTTCTTCTGCAATGCAGTGGTAACATCAGTTACTAGGATAGCCGATTCGTGA